The Hymenobacter sp. GOD-10R genome includes a window with the following:
- a CDS encoding alpha/beta hydrolase family protein — protein sequence MRYPLLASLFLGCALIAKAQVNSSALAWRNNLAYNSYLMRTVHQQYAERLSEIADATASKKAILRYQESRRARYRSILGDLPKKTNLNARVVGTSPQKGFRVERIIFESAPHRYVTGNLYLPEGKGPFPVTLSLSGHGMNGKVSDQRVGALFALNGVALFAVDPIAQGERLQLVDSKGNPLTRGSTTEHTLLNAGSNLVGTSVAAYEYWDNTRAIDYLETRNDLDKNKIGCIGSSGGGTQTTYLIALDDRIKVATVCSYVSRRERVLELSGPSDGCQHIPYEGKEHLEISDFLALFAPKPLLIMSGLYDFVDYWGATQSYEELKKVYTTFDAHKKVNLFTAESGHGMPQPKREAAITWFRTWFANDATPVQEGTIAPIPEKELLCTTTGQITTTFPDAVSMPQYNEGLAKEYATQRAAFMKQDKAAVTKQVLSLLGVEMPKEKISVEPTGTTAARTYTLNKYQLVRAGQMPVPCLVLVPEKVTPAANVVLYLNAAGKESVLNDETTVGNFMNRGDILVLADLRGFGETTDPAELNDLKYWSKEYRNAMLSLHTGQPIMGQRVIDVLSLVDFMSTDPSLKGHPIKLIANSLYGPTAIHAAYLDDRIKSTEVARSFKSFEQLIQEPMQNDAYTNVLYGVLKYYDLKDLMDKAGGRIRFVD from the coding sequence ATGCGGTATCCGCTTCTTGCCTCGCTGTTTCTTGGTTGTGCGCTGATAGCAAAGGCGCAGGTAAATTCCTCGGCGCTTGCATGGCGAAACAACCTAGCGTATAACTCCTACCTGATGCGCACGGTGCATCAGCAATACGCCGAGCGCCTGAGCGAAATAGCCGATGCTACTGCTTCCAAAAAGGCCATACTGCGCTACCAAGAAAGCCGGCGGGCGCGGTACCGAAGCATCCTAGGCGACCTGCCGAAAAAGACGAATTTAAATGCGCGGGTGGTCGGTACGTCGCCGCAAAAAGGCTTCCGGGTGGAGCGAATTATCTTCGAAAGCGCGCCCCACCGGTACGTCACGGGTAATCTGTATTTGCCGGAAGGCAAAGGGCCATTCCCGGTGACGTTGTCGCTATCGGGGCACGGCATGAATGGAAAGGTGTCGGACCAGCGTGTCGGCGCATTGTTCGCGTTGAATGGCGTGGCGCTATTTGCCGTCGACCCAATTGCGCAGGGCGAGCGGCTGCAATTAGTGGATAGCAAAGGCAACCCCCTCACCCGCGGCTCAACCACGGAGCACACGTTGTTGAATGCTGGCTCTAACTTAGTGGGGACCAGCGTAGCCGCTTACGAATATTGGGACAACACCCGCGCCATCGATTATCTGGAAACGCGCAACGACCTCGATAAAAATAAAATCGGCTGCATTGGCAGCTCCGGCGGTGGCACCCAGACTACTTACCTGATTGCGCTAGATGACCGCATAAAAGTGGCGACGGTGTGCAGCTACGTGTCGCGGCGGGAGCGAGTGCTGGAACTGAGTGGTCCTTCGGACGGCTGCCAGCATATTCCTTATGAAGGAAAAGAACACCTAGAAATCTCAGATTTTCTTGCTCTATTTGCTCCAAAGCCCCTTCTCATTATGTCGGGCTTATATGACTTTGTCGATTATTGGGGGGCTACACAGTCCTACGAGGAGTTAAAAAAAGTATATACTACCTTCGACGCGCACAAAAAGGTAAATCTTTTCACGGCGGAAAGTGGGCACGGAATGCCGCAGCCGAAGCGCGAGGCCGCTATTACGTGGTTCCGAACGTGGTTTGCCAATGATGCCACACCGGTACAAGAAGGCACCATTGCTCCCATCCCCGAAAAAGAATTACTCTGCACTACTACCGGCCAAATCACGACGACTTTTCCGGATGCCGTAAGCATGCCGCAGTACAATGAAGGGCTAGCCAAGGAGTACGCCACGCAGCGCGCCGCTTTTATGAAGCAAGATAAAGCTGCTGTGACGAAGCAGGTTTTGTCGCTGCTCGGTGTGGAGATGCCTAAGGAGAAAATCAGCGTTGAACCCACGGGCACCACCGCTGCGCGCACGTACACGCTGAATAAGTATCAACTTGTTCGGGCTGGGCAGATGCCGGTGCCGTGTCTGGTTTTGGTGCCGGAAAAAGTAACTCCTGCGGCTAACGTGGTGCTATACCTCAATGCCGCGGGCAAAGAGTCTGTTCTGAACGACGAAACCACCGTCGGTAACTTCATGAACCGCGGCGACATTCTGGTGCTTGCCGATTTACGCGGTTTCGGCGAAACCACCGACCCTGCCGAATTGAATGATCTGAAATACTGGTCGAAGGAATACCGCAACGCCATGCTCAGCCTGCATACGGGCCAGCCGATCATGGGCCAGCGCGTCATCGACGTCCTATCACTAGTCGATTTTATGAGCACCGATCCTAGCTTAAAAGGGCACCCAATAAAACTGATAGCCAACAGCCTATACGGTCCAACGGCCATTCACGCCGCCTACCTCGACGACCGAATCAAAAGCACGGAAGTAGCTAGGTCTTTTAAGTCGTTCGAGCAGTTGATTCAGGAGCCCATGCAGAACGACGCGTACACCAACGTGCTCTACGGCGTGCTAAAATACTATGACCTGAAAGATTTGATGGACAAAGCTGGTGGCCGAATCAGGTTCGTGGACT
- a CDS encoding glycoside hydrolase family 28 protein — MAEDNTRRRFLKMAGQGLLAAPVASSLLSCSTAGSATQAQAGAGKASATSTLGKPNVTLNVRDFGATGNGSTKDTVAIQQALDRCWVLGGGEVVIPAGNYLTGAIALKSNTLLRFEKDAVLLGTPDFADYPVMQVRWEGKWIQGHVGLIYAISANNIGVVGPGKIMGHHDLGGRPTAENPLRHPALIEPIGCNNLRFEDFSTDYFRMWCLHPTYCENIVIKNLTIRSTGGNGDGIDIDSCKHVRIEGCDINTGDDCISLKSGRGMEGYSLLHTTEDVHISNCTFADSIFACIGIGSETSGGIRNVRIEHCKFTFAQTHAIYIKTRPGRGAFIEDIIVDDIDVSGTVAGFLRFNMLGSGIQDQSPVPGDEGIPTVKNWQFSNIRVKDVPVLIDGTAVHPNKPLDGFSFVNVTGTCAKGIALANIKKAKLRDIKVTGFSGPLLSIYNVTGSGLEGAATIEPPKLPDPVPTPNQPYKLG; from the coding sequence ATGGCAGAAGACAATACGCGCCGACGTTTTTTGAAGATGGCTGGACAAGGCTTGCTGGCTGCGCCTGTGGCGTCTTCCTTGCTCAGTTGCAGCACGGCTGGCTCGGCCACGCAGGCACAAGCAGGAGCAGGTAAAGCTTCCGCAACAAGCACCCTAGGTAAGCCCAACGTCACCCTCAACGTGCGCGACTTTGGCGCCACTGGCAACGGCTCGACCAAAGATACCGTGGCTATTCAGCAGGCGCTGGATCGGTGCTGGGTGTTGGGTGGGGGCGAGGTAGTAATACCCGCCGGCAATTACCTCACGGGGGCTATTGCGCTAAAGTCGAACACGCTGCTACGTTTCGAAAAAGATGCGGTACTGCTCGGCACGCCTGATTTTGCCGACTATCCGGTGATGCAGGTGCGCTGGGAAGGAAAGTGGATACAGGGGCACGTGGGGCTGATCTATGCGATAAGCGCCAATAATATTGGGGTTGTTGGCCCTGGTAAAATCATGGGTCACCACGACCTAGGTGGGCGTCCCACGGCCGAAAATCCCTTGCGTCACCCGGCTCTAATTGAGCCCATTGGCTGCAACAACCTGCGCTTCGAGGATTTCTCGACCGACTACTTCCGCATGTGGTGCCTGCACCCAACGTATTGCGAGAACATCGTTATCAAAAACCTCACAATCCGCAGCACCGGCGGCAACGGCGACGGCATCGACATTGATTCGTGCAAGCACGTGCGCATTGAAGGATGCGACATCAACACCGGCGACGACTGTATCTCATTGAAATCGGGGCGCGGCATGGAAGGCTACTCGCTGCTGCACACCACCGAAGACGTGCACATCAGCAACTGCACCTTCGCCGATTCTATTTTCGCCTGCATTGGTATTGGCAGCGAAACCTCGGGTGGCATTCGCAATGTGCGCATCGAGCACTGCAAATTCACCTTTGCCCAAACACACGCCATTTACATCAAAACGCGTCCAGGTCGCGGTGCTTTCATTGAAGATATTATCGTCGACGATATCGATGTATCGGGTACTGTCGCGGGTTTCTTGCGCTTCAATATGCTTGGTAGCGGCATTCAGGATCAAAGCCCCGTGCCCGGTGACGAAGGCATTCCAACCGTCAAAAATTGGCAGTTCTCCAACATACGCGTGAAGGATGTGCCCGTGCTCATAGATGGCACGGCCGTGCACCCAAATAAGCCGCTTGATGGCTTTTCCTTCGTGAATGTAACGGGCACTTGCGCCAAAGGGATTGCGCTGGCCAACATCAAGAAAGCCAAGCTGCGCGACATCAAGGTGACGGGTTTCAGCGGCCCGCTACTCAGCATTTATAATGTTACTGGCTCCGGCTTGGAAGGCGCCGCCACCATCGAACCACCGAAATTACCTGACCCAGTCCCAACCCCCAATCAGCCCTACAAGCTAGGCTAG